In Mangifera indica cultivar Alphonso chromosome 14, CATAS_Mindica_2.1, whole genome shotgun sequence, the DNA window TAATCTATGGAATGACCCAACTCCTGTATCATCATAGAGGTCATTACCAGATGCTGATCTCTAAAGGCTAGGTCCTGGGAAAGGTAAGCTTGGTAAGTTCATCAACCAATCTCTGCATAAGTCAGATCCAAGAGTAGTGATCTGGTGTTATACTTAAAGAggtcattctagaaattttaataattcatagaagttatatgttatcataactattttccacccaaaatgtataaaatatgaattctGTTCCCTcacacatatataaaatgatttgatACTAAGATCACAGTTCATGCTTAGAAAGATACCATTCAAATAAACATCTGGATGGCAGTGAAATTGTGcaaaatggtttaaaaaaatgtcaatatGGGTATACAAAGATTGATATTAGAAGCTCCATGTGATCAAAATGAATGGTGTTGATAAGGAATCACATCAAAAGCCATAAAATTCAGAGTCAAATAAAAAAGGTGGAAGCTGGTAGCCAAGGCTCTGTAACAATGGAATAGaattttgacaataaaataaCATGCACCATCTCAAAACAGGCATAAAGAGAATAGACAAGCATGCAAGCATGGACAcagacaaagaaaaatattgaccTGCATTCCTTCAACACCGCTGATGCCAACTCCAATATCAGCCTCTTGAAGCATTCCAACATCATTTGCTCCATCACCCACTGCTAGTACTGCTCTACCTGTTTGTTTCACCAGTCTTGTAACCTGCAATTATCTAGAATTCCATCAGATTATTTTGATGCCAGCAAAAGCTGACAACTTGCATCACAACCATATTAATGTAATTAACACTCAATCACAAGACTTACAAGAGCTTTCTGTTTGGGTGAAGAGCGACAGCATATGACAGAAGAGCAGTCGAGTGCAAGCTCCAAGAACATGTTGTGAAGCTTCTCATCCAAAGCAAAATCCAGTGACTTGCCATCAATTACCAAACCAAGCTCagctagattttttttatctgaAGGAAATCGAGATCTTCCTTCTTTTATTTGACTTTGCACACTTTTAAGAGAAGCCTAAAACAGTGCCCATTTTCAGATTCCTACAGATAGGgctattatgaaattaatttaccATTATGTACCTTAGCGACGGCCTCCTTATCCCCTTGCTTCTCTAAAGCTTCTATATCTGGTGTGTCAAGAGTGATCACAATATGCTCCATTCCTTGTCTCAGAAGACTACAGGCATACCTGCAGAATATAGATACTTTATATTTGCAATATGTAAATTCCACACTGAATAGAAAAACATATGATAAATTAGcattaaaatgttaatatacCCAATATTTATAGCAGTTTCCATTTTATCACCAGTTAAGACCCATATATGTATTCCAGCCCGTGAAAGCTTGTCAATGCAATCTGGAACCTGCACAAAAGAAAGcagtaaaatttaaattgattaatgagTTCCCCTAGAACTGACAGCCTCTGCTTTTTTTCGTTTTTCCTGTTCATCAAGTAATTAGCATCTTCTTGATATTGGTTATGATatcttctcatttttttaaaagagtATGGAGATAAAAACTGTATCAACAGCAGTTTGTTAAATAGGAGGAGCACTTAATGAGCCATTCATTTGAATAAATTACCAGCAGACAACAATAATAGAGATTACACATCCTGAACTAGGTAAAAGAGATTCAAGTTTGATACAGACCCCATTTTGTAGTTTGTCTTCTACAGCAGTAGCACCAAGAAGAATCAAATTCCTTTCCATCTTATCAGCAGCTGCAGCTACCAAAGCATCTCGATCTGCAGTTAAAGAATTTTTGGCCTTTGAAAACTCCTTTTCCCATCTTCTATACTCGTCCTGCTCAAGTTCACGATATGCAATTACCAATGTTCGTAGACCTGCTTCAGCATATCTGGTAATGTGTACTCTGGTCTCATCCTCAAAGAAGCGTCCATCTTCTGAAAGCCTTTCAAACATCACACTACATGCACAGAAATAGTATATTATCAGTTCACCAATTCACAACTTCATAAATTCAATGAGACAGTGCCTGTGCATCAGGTTTTAACCTGTCTGCACCCTTGCATAGGAGCAACAACTGATTCTCCGGACTCCTGACAATCACTGACATTCTCTTGCGAGAAGCTGTGAACTCCAACACATGAAGAAGCTCGTATACCCTGAAAAATTGAACTGAGTCACATAAGATGTTGACTGAATTTCATGGAAGGAAATACAGAAGTCAAGAATGatatacatattgattaaagcAGTGTAAAGCCGTAGTTTTCTCAGCTTGCTAGCCAAACGAGGTGAGAAAAAGAACAGGATAAAACTGTTCCCAGAAAAGCATTCTTAAAAAACAAGATAAGGGGCAGTTCACATACAACAAAAGTGTATAAACCAGAGCACCACCAATATTCCTATTTCTCTAATACAAGATGTTTCCTTAGGTAATGTTTCTTTGACTCttctttttaaaaagaaaaaaaaattcctgaAGACATATACTGTAGATCAGTTCTTTGATTCTTTCCTAAATGAAGGCAGGCAATCTAATATGTTTTCTGGTTAAGGGCAATATGAAATGACCACAGAACCTCACCTTTTAACCACTTTACCACTCACAGGATCTAACTCATGCAATGAGATACTTGTTTGTGTGCTTCCAAAGAATTCAAAGCCAAGCTCCCTCGCAGCTATGACAAAGGCAGCTTCATCCGGTGATTCAGCTTCATAAGTAATTTCACTCGATTCTTTGCTTACTACAGGAATTGCTGTATGGCAAATTGCTAACAGTCGAAAAAACTTCTGTATGACATCTGAATGTGGTTCACTCACCCACTGTCCATTCATTATGCGTTCATCTCTAAAGTTGAATCCCTTAACCTTTTTCCTTGAATCAATGTTATTACTATTTTGGCCTGTATCAGTTATAGAATCATCAACTTCAAATGGCCTATCCCTTCTTCTCTTGGCTAGAGCTCTCTCTACTTCGGTCATACCACGGCCATAAGCAACACCAGCAATTGAACATTTGACAAATTCCATGGAGTTACATGTCAAAGTACCGGTTTTATCCGATAGAACAGTATCAACTTGGCCAAGTTCCTCGTTTAAATTAGATGTTCGAGCATGTGCCGGCTTGTCTGCTTCCTCATAGTACATATCCCTATCTTGATTGATGAATATACTTTGTAGAACCTTAACAATCTCAATGGAGACATACAATGATATTGGTATTAAATATCCATACAACATTAGACCTGTCAAGAAATGAAGAAATGCAGAAAGTGTTGCTCTTCTGGGATCATAAAACACAGTTGTGGCATCTGGTCTAAGATACCACCGTCTATATGTTCCATTAGAGATgtctctttttgttttaattccAAAAAACACAGATCCAGTAGATgatatcaaaataagagtagtAAAAAGGACATACACAATCTTATCCATTTTCCTCTCAATCTTGCTCCTCTTGGAGGGAGGGTCTGTAGCATTTTGCATCACTTTTGTGTCATGTCCAGTGAAAACAACTACACCATAGATGTAATCAGTGTTTTTTAGCTTGGAATCCCTCAAAAGAATCTGCTGTGGGGAAAGCAGAAATGATTTGCCATCATAGAACAATGTTCCAACAAAAGAATATAGATGTTCATTTGGATCCTCACACTTGACCATCGCTGTAAACTTCTGAAGGGATTTCTCATCACGTAAGGAGTATGTCACTTCCAAGGCACGCTTCACTTTCAAATTGGTTTCCCCATCAAGGTTCATAGTCTCAACATAACATATTCCATCATCATAGCTTGATGAAAGTAGTAGCAGATCAGCAGGAAAATATTCTTCTTTATGAATCTTAACAATATCACCTACTCGGAGATTCTTCCACTTGGTCTCAATAAAAGTATGACCTTTACCATACACTTTGACCTTTCGATTGTTGGCTTCTATATCCTGaaacatattttgaaaattttttatgtattagACATGAAATACAgtaatcaaaaattaaaaaaaagaaaaggtgtCAATGGGGTATAAGTAAGAAAAAAGATGTTAGAAGGAACAAGATAAACTTCTGTGACACTTTACCAAAGCATATGTGCAGGATTGCAGAATAAACGTAAATCTAATGACAAAAAGAacacaagtaaaataaaatagattgcAAAATTTAACTTCAACCCAAAAGTGtaacatgcatataaaaagACTTCCGACACTGAAGCTTACTACTGGAATAACTGCTTTTACTTGAAATATTATGACGGAAATTTCTGTGAGGTGGAAAACTTCATCTACCACGAGTTCCAATCCAAGAATATGACAATTATTTGTTATCATACAATACTGAAAAAGACTCCTAGATAGACAAGGGAAgaaatacaaaatgaaattcTTGTTCACGAACTgcagtttatgattttttactGGTAATGCCTTTAAACATGATTTTCCTTCACCCCAGAATTAACAATGTTGTGTTGCATCAAAGCATCTTGATCAATCCAATGGCTGTAGCAGTTAGAAGGGAAAAAAcatcaaatcttttaaatttaaggatGGACATCATTCATCGTCATAAACACCATATCAAAATTACTATAAACAGTAGAAAACACCATTAATTACAACCATTCCTACTATCGGACGAGAAATTATAGTGAATCTAGAATCGAACTTCTGAGTCAACTATCAAAGGTAAATTGGGAATGTTATAGATagcaaatcaatcaaataatattaaatctcGGTGAACAAAAGAATCTCATATAGTTTGAAGCATTGACTAGCTAGAAATCTTAAGATGCAATTCACGTAAAAGCTAAAACCAGCAAAGATATTACAGGACGAAGCAATTAATGTACATGggtccaaaaaagaaaaaccaaaaaccaaaacGCCCATTAAGCGCAAAAGCAAAATAGTGAAACGAGGtcaagaaaaatcaaattttaccTGCTTTCTTCGCCTCCAATCTTCCACACCTTCCTTGGCCATAGTTGCTCCAATTACCACTAAAAGAGGTGCAAGAACACTCGGTGCAGAATACGGTGCCAACGGACTAAACGAAACAAATGCCACAACTAGAAAATAGATATTTGCAACTCTCCTAAATTGCTCAAACAAAGACTTGGGAAGAAAATTAGCCGCCGTATACTTAGTAGTGGATACATAATTTCCCCTATAGTTGAGCTGAAGAGCTTCTGGGTTATCAGGATCATTACAATGAACCACTCTCGAGTACCCGCTTTGCCCAATTTGGGTATGATCATCAGTAGGTAAATTCGAACAACACGAAAACGAATAAAGTTTTCCAAAATGCCTCCTCCTCCTTTCTTCAGGCATTTTCACACTCTAAATCTGATATGAGAGAATAACTCAGCTCACCGTCCAcattcatcaaataaataaataaacaaataacaatttccACCGCTTCCAACTCTTCGAAAACCTCTAATTTAGCTAACACAAAGTTGCTAATAGATTTGAAGAAAAGCAACACAAGGTTTTAAAGGTTTTTTGTCGGTTAAAACCATAAAAGAACAATACTTCACTTGAAGCTTCATTTAAGCACAAAAGAATATAACTAAATATTGTGCGAAGAAATCTCGAAATGCTTGGCCTCTAGAGAATTCCTTACTTTGAGATGAAGTCGGGGAGATCTTGTTGCTATTGTTTTTCAGCTGAAATTAATTTCCCACGTATCCAGTTAGAGTGAGAGAAGAGAAGGGTAGTTGCTTTGCCGCTTTTAGAAGCAAACTTTAATGCTAGATGCGAAACAGGTGATTATTACCTCACATGTTTCGGCATGCCGACCGGTCACACCGTCGCCTTACACACGGCACCTTGTCGTAGGATGACGACGCTCACGTTGACTCCTGTGTGATCCCGAGTTGTACCTTATCAGCTCTTAGTCCACTACACGACGACGACtgtttttaatttgttcaaCAAACAAAAGATGAACACCCTGCTTTCCAAACTTATTTTTTCACACCGTTTTGAAACATGCgaattttatttgtatgaaaataaaactttacaattatataaaatcgAATTTGGTGTGATTGTTTATAGacgattttcttattttcatccATCCATTTTTGTCTAGACAAATCTTTTTTTTGGtgaaaatgaatttataaaaaaaacagagaACCAAAAGATATCAGTTATCGAAAAAAGAGAATTTGTCGAAAATTAAAACCGTacgagagaaaaaataattttttaaagtttaattataggaaaattttataatttttaagatttataagtaaaattagtataaaactagaaaaataatgattttactcttataattaataaattttgttcaCTTAAATATCTCGTGGgtgtatatttaaattttttaaaatttcacaaatagaaatttataaatacattaaacatttggtgaaaataaatattttaactaaccttaaataagtgttttttattatcaagAAATCGTCCATTCCAAAACTAGTAATCACAATTGACAAACACTCCGTTGTATCAAAACAACTATGATGTCCATAATATTATTAACGATTGCACTATTCTAAATTTATGTAAccctaatttttaatattataaatacaaaagaaGGAGAAAATGATGAGAGGTAGAAATACTCCTCCCAACACTTAGCAACACATAAAATTGTCAAAGTTTTGACGTATACTCCTTTTACGCTTATTTTGTAATATCGTATGAGCAAAATAATAATGATCCTTGGAGCCATGTTAATAATCTTTTCGACTTAGTGAtgtcaaaaaattatatcttgTATTTATACTATTGTGATTGTTCGTATTCTTGTACAAGTACTTTGATTTATGagagttaattattttaatatctcaatTGAGACGATACATACTATATCATTTGAAATATTctaatcttttttaatataattgtatatgttcACTTATATGAAGCATACGTAAATTCAAAATGTCTAAACCTAAGTTTTCTTCATGtctaaaatttaaacatttacatTAAATTCTTTGTCATCTAGATTGTTTTATCTTATAGATAATCATTTTGTTTCTCAtcatataagtatgtatttattttgaatatataaataaaaatatatttatatatgttattatacgattgaatgattttgaattatagataaaataacatataattata includes these proteins:
- the LOC123196403 gene encoding probable phospholipid-transporting ATPase 8; its protein translation is MPEERRRRHFGKLYSFSCCSNLPTDDHTQIGQSGYSRVVHCNDPDNPEALQLNYRGNYVSTTKYTAANFLPKSLFEQFRRVANIYFLVVAFVSFSPLAPYSAPSVLAPLLVVIGATMAKEGVEDWRRRKQDIEANNRKVKVYGKGHTFIETKWKNLRVGDIVKIHKEEYFPADLLLLSSSYDDGICYVETMNLDGETNLKVKRALEVTYSLRDEKSLQKFTAMVKCEDPNEHLYSFVGTLFYDGKSFLLSPQQILLRDSKLKNTDYIYGVVVFTGHDTKVMQNATDPPSKRSKIERKMDKIVYVLFTTLILISSTGSVFFGIKTKRDISNGTYRRWYLRPDATTVFYDPRRATLSAFLHFLTGLMLYGYLIPISLYVSIEIVKVLQSIFINQDRDMYYEEADKPAHARTSNLNEELGQVDTVLSDKTGTLTCNSMEFVKCSIAGVAYGRGMTEVERALAKRRRDRPFEVDDSITDTGQNSNNIDSRKKVKGFNFRDERIMNGQWVSEPHSDVIQKFFRLLAICHTAIPVVSKESSEITYEAESPDEAAFVIAARELGFEFFGSTQTSISLHELDPVSGKVVKRVYELLHVLEFTASRKRMSVIVRSPENQLLLLCKGADSVMFERLSEDGRFFEDETRVHITRYAEAGLRTLVIAYRELEQDEYRRWEKEFSKAKNSLTADRDALVAAAADKMERNLILLGATAVEDKLQNGVPDCIDKLSRAGIHIWVLTGDKMETAINIGYACSLLRQGMEHIVITLDTPDIEALEKQGDKEAVAKASLKSVQSQIKEGRSRFPSDKKNLAELGLVIDGKSLDFALDEKLHNMFLELALDCSSVICCRSSPKQKALVTRLVKQTGRAVLAVGDGANDVGMLQEADIGVGISGVEGMQAVMSSDFSIAQFRYLERLLLVHGHWCYRRIAMMICYFFYKNITFGFTLFWFESYASFSGQPAYNDWYMSCYNVFFTSLPVIALGVFDQDVSARLCLKHPLLYQEGVQNILFSWLRILGWMSNGILSSIIIFFFTTNSIFNQAFRTDGKVVDYEVFGVTMYTCVVWVVNCQMALSINYFTWIQHIFIWGSIALWYLFLVIYGTLPTTFSTTAYMVLVEACASSPLYWLTTLLVLISTLLPYFFYRVFQVRFRPMIHDLIQWERLKVPGTENPGELPPRVEIRMHHLKANLMQRNS